One segment of Cololabis saira isolate AMF1-May2022 chromosome 9, fColSai1.1, whole genome shotgun sequence DNA contains the following:
- the ube2d4 gene encoding ubiquitin-conjugating enzyme E2 D4, translated as MALKRIQKELSDLQRDPPAQCSAGPVGDDLFHWQATIMGPSDSPYQSGVFFLTIHFPTDYPFKPPKVAFTTKIYHPNINSNGSICLDILRSQWSPALTVSKVLLSICSLLCDPNPDDPLVPEIAHTYKADREKYNKLAREWTQKYAM; from the exons ATGGCGTTGAAGAGAATCCAGAAG GAGTTGTCAGACCTGCAGAGGGACCCTCCTGCCCAGTGCTCTGCTGGACCTGTTGGAGATGACC TGTTTCACTGGCAGGCGACAATAATGGGTCCG AGTGACAGCCCATATCAGAGCGGTGTGTTTTTCCTCACCATTCACTTCCCGACAGACTACCCCTTCAAACCACCAAAA GTTGCATTCACAACAAAAATTTACCACCCTAATATCAACAGTAATGGAAGTATTTGCCTGGATATACTGAGATCACAATGGTCACCTGCACTTACGGTATCAAAAG TATTATTGTCCATCTGCTCTCTACTTTGTGATCCCAATCCGGATGATCCCCTGGTACCAGAGATTGCACATACGTACAAGGCTGACAGGGAAAA gtACAACAAGTTAGCAAGAGAATGGACACAGAAGTATGCaatgtga